One Brassica oleracea var. oleracea cultivar TO1000 chromosome C7, BOL, whole genome shotgun sequence genomic window carries:
- the LOC106306884 gene encoding epithiospecifier protein-like: protein MAPTLQGEWIKVQQKGGEGPGARSSHGIAVVGDKLYSFGGERTPNISIDKHLYVFDFNTHTWSIAPANGQAPNVKALGTRMVAVGTKLYLFGGRDEKKQFDDFYSYDTVTKEWKFLTKLDEEGGPEARTYHSMASDENHVYVFGGVSKGGVMKTPFRFRTIEAYNIADGKWAQLPDPGEQYPTFERRGGAGFIVVQGKIWVVYGFATSPDPNGKNDYESDLVHYFDPATQKWTEVETKGEKPSPRSVFAHAAVGKYIIIFGGEVGPDPNGHYGPGTLTNEGYALNTESLVWEKFGGGAEPGELGWPAYTTATVYGKQGLLMHGGKRPTNNRTDEMYFYAVHSA from the exons ATGGCTCCCACATTGCAAGGCGAGTGGATCAAG GTGCAGCAGAAAGGAGGAGAGGGACCTGGAGCAAGAAGCTCACACGGCATAGCCGTGGTCGGAGACAAGCTCTACTCTTTCGGTGGCGAGCGTACGCCAAACATTTCCATCGACAAACACCTTTACGTCTTTGACTTCAACACTCACACTTGGTCAATCGCCCCGGCCAACGGACAAGCCCCTAACGTCAAGGCCCTGGGCACCCGCATGGTGGCCGTGGGAACTAAGCTCTATCTATTCGGAGGCCGCGATGAGAAGAAACAGTTCGACGACTTTTACTCGTACGATACAGTGACAAAGGAGTGGAAGTTCCTCACCAAGCTCGATGAAGAGGGAGGACCTGAGGCTCGTACTTACCACTCGATGGCTTCGGATGAAAACCACGTGTATGTATTCGGCGGGGTGAGCAAAGGCGGGGTTATGAAGACCCCCTTTAGGTTCAGGACCATCGAGGCGTATAACATTGCTGATGGGAAGTGGGCTCAGCTACCTGATCCTGGTGAGCAGTACCCTACGTTCGAGAGAAGAGGAGGAGCTGGATTCATTGTGGTGCAAGGGAAGATTTGGGTGGTTTACGGGTTTGCAACTTCACCTGATCCTAATGGAAAAAACGATTATGAGTCTGATCTTGTGCACTACTTTGATCCTGCTACTCAAAAGTGGACCGAAGTGGAGACTAAAGGAGAGAAACCTTCTCCAAGAAGCGTGTTTGCGCATGCGGCAGTAGGAAAATACATAATAATATTTGGAGGTGAGGTCGGGCCGGATCCAAACGGACATTATGGTCCCGGAACATTGACCAATGAGGGTTACGCGTTGAACACCGAGAGTTTGGTGTGGGAGAAGTTTGGAGGAGGAGCTGAACCGGGTGAACTCGGTTGGCCTGCCTACACGACTGCTACCGTCTATGGAAAGCAAGGCCTCCTCATGCATGGAGGAAAACGTCCCACCAACAACCGTACCGATGAGATGTACTTCTACGCGGTCCATTCCGCCTAA